One genomic window of Haloferax mediterranei ATCC 33500 includes the following:
- the gltB gene encoding glutamate synthase large subunit codes for MTKPHIDAPSAQGGLADPTDERSNCGVGAVVDLENGASHQVVADSLELLENLEHRGTTGAEENTGDGAGILLQRPDAFFEGIVEGDLPDLYAVGSVFMPTDDEVRERVSAVVEDSLEDHDLSVFHWRDVPTDNSELGATALESEPDVWQLFVEPAADAQLDADAFDRALYVARRAAEKAVESLAVPGAGRFYVCSLDRKTVVYKGLLTAEQLPNYYSDLGDERMETELALVHARFSTNTLGAWHLAHPYRQVIHNGEINTIRGNVNWMRARETDLQHEAFGDDIETLKPITKADQSDTASVDNVVELLLKTDRELPHILRMLIPEAYRNDDAMDQSRRNWYDFHASLVEPWDGPALVAATDGDRIAAVLDRNGLRPCRYEVTTDGRLVVASEVGALDNDPAEIESRGRLRPGEIFMADPEEGRVIPDAEVFDSLTDDKYGEWVRDQQRHLDDIAGDEDPTSRGEVDSLRATQAAFGYTHDQLNHMIEPMARDGKDPVGSMGDDTPLSVLSDLNRPLFTYFKQLFAQVSNPPIDYIREKLVTSLEARLGYQRNLLDESPDHARQLVLDSPVLTDAETTAIKDLDGDMKSAVVDTTYETGEDLRDAIEAVRDEAKAVIEDSADIVVLSDRNVGPDRVAIPSLLATGAVHHSLVRNGLRNHAGLVVESGDPREVHHLATLVGYGAGAVNPYLAYQTIEDVVAGPDGADEAAAIEAYVHALEDGLLKTMAKMGISTVESYRGAQIFEAVGLDSDFVAEYFEGTEIRTEGIGLDVIESDLLTRHAAAFGTDPKLDRHGEYENRSDGLHHGWNPQTVGTLQQSVRAGDYEKYKEFAELVNDQSEQLQALRGLLEFDPNRESVDIDEVESVESIVTRFSTAAMSLGSLSPEAHENNSIAMNRIGGKSNSGEGGEPPERFGTEKECNVKQVASGRFGVTSQYLSSADEIQIKMAQGSKPGEGGHLPGKKVNEMIAHVRYATPGVGLISPPPLHDIYSIEDLKQLIFDLKSANPDADINVKLVSEAGIGTIAAGVSKAKADVVHISGHDGGTGASPKTSIKNAGLPWELGLAEANQMLRATGLRSRIRVSVDGGMKTGRDVAIAALLGAEEYIFGTASLVTSGCVMARQCHENTCPVGVATQDENLRRRFPGEPDHVINYMTFIAQELREIMAELGFRTLDEMIGRPSALRQRETDHEKAKHLDLSAVLAEPDTGARRKTEEQTHTDVDTHIDHKLIEEASDAIEKREPVVIQRELSNVDRAVGAMLSNRISNAHGGEGLPDDTIRCEFSGIAGQTFGGFLARGVTMRLTGAANDYVGKGLSGGRVIVDTPAEANYEADENILIGNVALYGATQGECYVNGLAGERFAVRNSGVKAVVEGVGDHGCEYMTGGVVAVLGETGRNFAAGMSGGVAYVYDPDDELAAKANTEMVTLESSLADVDEAMLTRLVENHLAYTDSDRAAELLEDWESVLGDFVKVMPDAYAEVIADNGREDVRTELPAKAGAIVDAGADRIGAATTSDD; via the coding sequence ATGACCAAGCCACACATAGACGCACCCTCCGCTCAGGGCGGGTTGGCCGACCCGACCGACGAGCGGTCGAACTGCGGCGTTGGGGCCGTCGTTGACCTCGAAAACGGCGCTTCGCACCAAGTCGTCGCTGACAGCCTCGAACTCCTCGAAAACCTCGAACACCGCGGCACCACCGGGGCCGAGGAGAACACTGGCGACGGCGCAGGCATCCTCTTACAGCGCCCAGACGCCTTCTTCGAAGGAATCGTCGAAGGCGACCTCCCCGACCTGTACGCGGTCGGGTCGGTCTTCATGCCAACCGATGACGAGGTCCGCGAGCGCGTATCGGCGGTTGTCGAAGACTCGCTCGAAGACCACGACCTTTCGGTCTTCCACTGGCGCGACGTCCCGACGGATAACTCGGAACTCGGTGCGACCGCGCTCGAGTCCGAACCCGACGTTTGGCAACTGTTCGTCGAACCGGCGGCCGACGCCCAGTTGGATGCCGACGCGTTCGACCGCGCGCTCTACGTCGCGCGCCGCGCTGCGGAGAAAGCAGTCGAATCACTCGCGGTTCCGGGCGCAGGTCGGTTCTACGTCTGCTCGCTCGACCGCAAGACCGTCGTCTACAAGGGACTTCTCACGGCCGAACAACTCCCGAACTACTACTCCGACCTCGGCGACGAGCGAATGGAGACCGAACTGGCGCTCGTTCACGCCCGCTTTTCCACCAACACGCTGGGCGCGTGGCACCTCGCCCACCCGTACCGACAGGTCATCCACAACGGCGAGATAAACACCATTCGCGGCAACGTGAACTGGATGCGCGCCCGCGAGACGGACCTTCAGCACGAAGCGTTCGGCGACGACATCGAGACGCTCAAGCCAATCACGAAAGCCGACCAGTCCGACACCGCGAGCGTCGACAACGTCGTCGAACTGCTCCTGAAGACTGACCGCGAACTCCCGCACATTCTCCGGATGCTCATCCCCGAGGCGTACCGCAACGACGACGCCATGGACCAGTCGCGCCGTAACTGGTACGACTTCCACGCCTCGCTCGTCGAACCGTGGGACGGTCCCGCGCTCGTCGCAGCAACCGACGGCGACCGCATCGCCGCCGTCCTCGACCGCAACGGGCTTCGCCCGTGTCGCTACGAAGTGACGACCGACGGTCGCCTCGTCGTGGCCAGCGAAGTCGGCGCGCTCGACAACGACCCTGCCGAAATCGAGTCGCGCGGTCGCCTCCGCCCGGGTGAAATCTTCATGGCCGACCCCGAAGAGGGTCGCGTCATCCCCGACGCCGAAGTGTTCGACTCGCTCACCGACGACAAGTACGGCGAGTGGGTCCGCGACCAACAGCGTCACCTCGACGACATCGCCGGTGACGAAGACCCCACGTCCCGTGGCGAGGTCGACTCACTCCGCGCGACGCAGGCCGCCTTCGGCTACACCCACGACCAGCTCAACCACATGATAGAGCCGATGGCCAGAGACGGAAAAGACCCCGTCGGCTCGATGGGCGACGACACGCCGCTGTCGGTGCTTTCGGACCTCAACCGGCCGCTTTTCACCTACTTCAAACAGCTGTTCGCGCAGGTGTCGAATCCGCCTATCGACTACATCCGCGAAAAGTTGGTGACGAGCCTCGAAGCGCGCCTCGGCTACCAGCGCAACCTGCTCGATGAGTCGCCCGACCACGCGCGGCAACTCGTCCTCGACTCGCCCGTCCTCACGGACGCCGAGACGACCGCCATCAAGGACCTCGACGGCGACATGAAAAGCGCCGTCGTAGACACCACCTACGAGACGGGCGAGGACCTCCGCGACGCCATCGAAGCCGTCCGCGACGAAGCGAAAGCAGTCATCGAAGACAGCGCGGATATCGTCGTCCTCTCCGACCGCAACGTCGGCCCGGACCGCGTGGCGATTCCGAGCCTTCTCGCAACCGGTGCAGTGCACCACAGCCTCGTCCGTAACGGGCTTCGGAACCACGCCGGACTCGTCGTCGAATCCGGCGACCCCCGCGAGGTCCACCACCTCGCAACGCTCGTCGGCTACGGCGCGGGTGCGGTGAACCCGTACCTCGCCTACCAGACCATCGAAGACGTCGTCGCCGGTCCCGACGGAGCCGACGAGGCGGCCGCAATCGAGGCGTACGTTCACGCGCTCGAAGATGGTCTCCTTAAGACGATGGCCAAGATGGGCATCTCCACGGTCGAAAGTTACCGCGGTGCCCAAATCTTCGAGGCGGTCGGTCTCGACTCGGACTTCGTCGCCGAATACTTCGAGGGAACGGAGATTCGGACCGAAGGTATCGGCCTCGACGTTATCGAATCCGACCTGCTCACTCGCCACGCCGCCGCGTTCGGCACGGACCCGAAACTCGACCGCCACGGTGAGTACGAAAACCGCTCCGATGGACTCCATCACGGTTGGAACCCCCAGACGGTCGGCACGCTCCAGCAGTCCGTCCGCGCTGGCGACTACGAGAAGTACAAGGAGTTCGCCGAACTCGTCAACGACCAGTCCGAGCAACTCCAGGCGCTCCGCGGCCTGCTCGAATTCGACCCCAACCGCGAATCCGTGGATATCGACGAGGTCGAATCTGTCGAGTCCATCGTCACGCGCTTCTCGACGGCCGCGATGTCCCTCGGTAGTCTCTCGCCGGAGGCCCACGAGAACAACTCCATCGCCATGAACCGCATCGGCGGGAAGTCCAACTCGGGCGAAGGTGGCGAGCCGCCGGAACGCTTCGGCACCGAAAAAGAGTGTAACGTCAAGCAGGTCGCCTCGGGCCGCTTCGGCGTCACCTCCCAGTACCTCTCGTCGGCCGACGAGATTCAAATCAAGATGGCGCAGGGTTCGAAGCCCGGCGAGGGCGGCCACCTCCCCGGCAAGAAGGTAAACGAGATGATTGCCCACGTCCGCTATGCGACGCCGGGCGTCGGTCTCATCTCGCCACCGCCGTTGCACGACATCTACTCCATCGAGGACCTGAAACAGCTCATCTTCGACCTGAAGTCCGCCAACCCCGACGCCGACATCAACGTGAAACTCGTTTCCGAGGCGGGTATCGGCACCATCGCCGCAGGTGTCTCGAAGGCGAAAGCCGACGTCGTACACATCTCCGGCCACGACGGCGGGACCGGCGCGTCGCCGAAAACGTCCATCAAGAACGCGGGCCTCCCGTGGGAACTCGGTCTCGCCGAGGCGAATCAGATGCTCCGTGCGACCGGCCTGCGCTCCCGCATCCGCGTCTCCGTCGACGGCGGCATGAAGACTGGACGCGACGTGGCCATCGCCGCACTCCTCGGCGCTGAGGAGTACATCTTCGGGACGGCCTCGCTCGTCACTTCGGGCTGTGTCATGGCCCGCCAGTGCCACGAAAACACCTGCCCGGTCGGCGTCGCCACGCAGGACGAGAACCTGCGCCGCCGCTTCCCCGGCGAACCCGACCACGTCATCAACTACATGACGTTCATCGCGCAGGAGCTCCGCGAAATCATGGCCGAACTCGGCTTCCGCACGCTCGACGAGATGATTGGCCGTCCCTCCGCCCTCCGGCAGCGCGAGACGGACCACGAGAAGGCGAAGCATCTCGACCTCTCGGCCGTGCTCGCCGAACCCGACACGGGAGCGCGCCGGAAGACGGAAGAACAGACCCACACGGACGTGGACACCCACATCGACCACAAACTCATCGAGGAGGCAAGCGACGCAATCGAAAAGCGCGAGCCGGTCGTCATCCAGCGCGAACTCTCGAACGTCGACCGCGCGGTCGGCGCGATGCTCTCGAACCGCATCTCCAACGCCCACGGCGGTGAGGGGCTTCCGGACGACACCATCCGCTGTGAGTTCTCCGGCATCGCGGGCCAGACCTTCGGCGGCTTCCTCGCTCGCGGCGTCACCATGCGCCTCACGGGTGCCGCGAACGACTACGTCGGCAAGGGTCTCTCCGGTGGCCGCGTCATCGTCGACACGCCCGCCGAGGCCAACTACGAAGCAGACGAGAACATCCTCATCGGCAACGTCGCGCTCTACGGCGCAACGCAGGGCGAGTGCTACGTCAACGGCCTCGCAGGCGAGCGCTTTGCCGTCCGCAACTCCGGCGTGAAGGCCGTCGTCGAAGGCGTCGGCGACCACGGTTGTGAGTACATGACCGGTGGCGTCGTCGCCGTCCTCGGCGAGACGGGTCGGAACTTCGCCGCGGGCATGTCCGGCGGCGTCGCCTACGTCTACGACCCCGACGACGAACTCGCCGCGAAGGCGAACACCGAGATGGTAACCCTCGAATCCAGCCTCGCCGACGTCGACGAGGCGATGCTCACTCGGTTGGTCGAAAATCACCTCGCGTACACCGACTCCGACCGCGCCGCCGAACTCCTCGAAGATTGGGAGTCCGTCCTCGGCGACTTCGTGAAGGTGATGCCCGACGCCTACGCCGAAGTCATCGCCGACAACGGCCGCGAAGACGTTCGCACCGAACTGCCCGCGAAGGCAGGCGCAATCGTTGACGCTGGAGCAGACAGAATCGGTGCGGCGACGACGAGCGACGACTGA
- the proS gene encoding proline--tRNA ligase, which produces MSDEQELGITESKQYNTGEWYAEVVQKAGLANYGPEGMSGFIVTRPRGYALWEAVQNYLDGEFKKTGVQNAYFPLFIPENYLEREKDIVEGFDPEVAWVTHGGHEELEERLAVRPTSESIIAPYMAQWVRSHRDLPLRVNQWASVVRWEATETKPFFRTKEFLWQEGHTAHATRDSAWDETMTRLSQYQSLYEDVLAIPVLRGAKPEHDKFPGADTTTTVEALMPDGKSVQAGTSHYLGTSFAEAFDLTYTTEDEEEEPAHTTSWGLSWRSLGALIMTHSDDQGLVLPPTVAPEQVVIVPIWQADTQEKVLDYAEEIADELEAAGVRVELDDRDERNPGFKFNEWELKGVPVRFEIGPNEVDDEVVTVVHRPDGESVELDRENIAESVQEQFDEVYAKLYAAAEENLEANVREASDRNEILGTIGQHGGYVKAPWCGDESCEEEIKDQIAAEIVMVPLNDEDAEIHDGEACAVCSEDATETAYFAKSY; this is translated from the coding sequence ATGAGCGACGAGCAGGAACTCGGTATCACCGAGTCGAAACAGTACAACACCGGCGAGTGGTACGCCGAGGTCGTCCAAAAGGCGGGCCTCGCGAACTACGGCCCGGAGGGGATGAGCGGCTTCATCGTGACGCGCCCGCGCGGGTACGCGCTCTGGGAGGCCGTCCAGAACTACCTCGACGGCGAGTTCAAGAAGACGGGCGTCCAGAACGCGTACTTCCCGCTTTTCATCCCCGAGAACTACCTCGAACGCGAGAAGGACATCGTCGAAGGCTTCGACCCCGAAGTCGCGTGGGTTACCCACGGCGGCCACGAGGAACTCGAAGAGCGCCTCGCCGTCCGTCCGACCTCTGAGTCCATCATCGCTCCCTACATGGCACAGTGGGTTCGGAGTCATCGTGACCTCCCGCTGCGCGTGAACCAGTGGGCCTCCGTCGTCCGATGGGAAGCCACGGAGACGAAGCCGTTCTTCCGCACGAAGGAATTCCTCTGGCAGGAAGGCCACACAGCCCACGCGACGCGCGACAGTGCATGGGACGAGACGATGACCCGTCTCTCGCAGTACCAGTCGCTCTACGAGGACGTGCTCGCCATCCCCGTGCTCCGCGGCGCAAAGCCGGAACACGATAAGTTCCCCGGCGCGGACACCACCACGACAGTCGAGGCCCTCATGCCCGACGGGAAGTCCGTGCAGGCCGGGACCTCCCACTATCTCGGCACGTCCTTCGCCGAGGCGTTCGACCTCACCTACACCACCGAGGACGAAGAAGAAGAACCCGCACACACGACCTCGTGGGGGCTTTCGTGGCGCTCGCTCGGTGCGCTCATCATGACGCACTCGGACGACCAGGGTCTCGTCCTGCCCCCGACGGTTGCACCCGAACAGGTCGTTATCGTCCCCATCTGGCAGGCCGACACGCAGGAGAAGGTCCTCGACTACGCCGAGGAAATTGCGGACGAACTCGAAGCAGCGGGCGTCCGTGTCGAACTCGACGACCGCGACGAGCGCAATCCCGGTTTCAAGTTCAACGAGTGGGAACTCAAGGGCGTCCCGGTCCGCTTCGAAATCGGCCCGAACGAGGTCGACGACGAGGTCGTCACCGTCGTCCACCGTCCCGACGGCGAGTCGGTCGAACTCGACCGCGAGAACATCGCTGAGTCGGTTCAAGAACAGTTCGACGAAGTGTACGCGAAACTCTACGCCGCTGCCGAAGAGAACCTCGAAGCAAACGTCCGCGAGGCGTCCGACCGCAACGAGATTCTCGGGACTATCGGCCAGCACGGCGGCTACGTGAAGGCCCCGTGGTGCGGCGACGAGTCCTGTGAAGAGGAAATCAAAGACCAGATTGCCGCCGAAATCGTGATGGTTCCCCTGAACGACGAGGACGCCGAAATCCACGACGGCGAAGCGTGCGCCGTCTGTAGCGAGGACGCGACAGAGACCGCGTACTTCGCGAAGTCCTACTAA
- a CDS encoding HTH domain-containing protein: protein MDTTVSGERTTPREDSVRVELWIPCGKREEFEAVIERLDDAVEHGAVEEYTIETWDRYIDISGGLTPRERHIRDRLSSYARWAANRGERLSGLGDPVVRGVGRMGPERVTRRTPRAVMAEYEDGVLTYVTACEECVGAFRSRLHKLDSAFESEDSTEPLRIKW from the coding sequence ATGGACACAACAGTGAGCGGTGAGCGAACGACTCCGCGGGAGGATTCGGTCCGGGTCGAACTCTGGATTCCGTGTGGGAAACGCGAGGAGTTCGAAGCGGTTATCGAACGACTGGACGACGCCGTCGAACACGGCGCTGTCGAGGAGTACACCATCGAGACGTGGGACCGATATATCGACATCTCCGGTGGTCTCACTCCGAGAGAGCGTCATATTCGTGACCGACTGTCATCGTATGCGCGGTGGGCGGCGAATCGTGGTGAGCGCCTCTCGGGGTTGGGCGACCCCGTGGTCAGAGGCGTCGGTCGGATGGGGCCGGAGCGCGTGACAAGACGCACCCCGCGAGCAGTCATGGCGGAGTACGAAGACGGCGTTCTCACGTACGTCACCGCGTGCGAGGAGTGCGTTGGTGCTTTCCGGTCTCGACTGCACAAACTCGACTCGGCGTTCGAATCGGAGGATTCGACCGAGCCGCTTCGAATCAAGTGGTAA
- a CDS encoding beta-CASP ribonuclease aCPSF1 has product MSSVDNQLENLKAEITNELPRDISVSDVKYEGPELVVYTRDPKKFAKNGDLIRKLASKLRKRITVRPDPDVLSDPREAEPAILGVIPEEAGVTDLDFHIDTGEVVIEAEKPGMVIGRHGSTLREITQKVGWTPEVVRTPPIESSTVSNVRNFLKQEREDRRRILERTGRQIHREQLSNDEWVRITTLGCCREVGRASFIVSTPETRILVDCGDKPGSDDVPYLQVPEALGSGANSLDAVVLTHAHLDHSALIPLLFKYGYDGPIYTTEPTRDLMGLLTLDYLDVASKEGRAPPYESEMVREAIKHTIPLEYGDVTDIAPDVKLTFHNAGHILGSAVTHFHIGDGLYNVAFSGDIHYEDTRLFNGAVNDFPRVETLVLESTYGGRNDYQTDQQDSEERLIEVINETYERGGKVVIPAFAVGRSQEIMLVLEEAMRSGKIPKMPVHLDGMIWEATAIHTTYPEYLRDDLRDRIFHEDENPFLAEEFNHIDGGEAERQDVADGDQAIILSTSGMVTGGPIMSWLRHVGPDPKSRLVFVGYQAQGTLGRRIQNGWDEIPVNDGNGRGRSDTLKLEMDVETVDGFSGHADREGLENFVKTMNPRPEKVLCVHGDERSVQDLSSALYHDYNMRTFAPKNLETFRFK; this is encoded by the coding sequence ATGAGCTCCGTAGATAACCAACTCGAGAATTTGAAGGCAGAGATTACGAACGAACTCCCACGCGACATCTCGGTTTCCGACGTCAAGTACGAGGGTCCCGAACTCGTCGTCTATACACGCGACCCGAAGAAGTTCGCCAAGAACGGTGACCTTATTCGGAAACTTGCGAGTAAGCTTCGGAAGCGAATTACGGTCCGACCGGACCCCGACGTACTGTCCGACCCGCGTGAAGCAGAACCAGCGATTCTGGGCGTTATTCCCGAAGAAGCCGGTGTCACCGACCTCGACTTCCATATCGACACGGGCGAAGTCGTTATCGAGGCCGAAAAGCCCGGGATGGTCATCGGCCGACACGGGTCGACGCTCCGCGAGATTACGCAGAAAGTCGGCTGGACGCCCGAAGTCGTTCGCACGCCGCCTATCGAATCTTCTACGGTCTCGAACGTCCGCAACTTCTTGAAACAGGAACGCGAGGACCGCCGTCGTATCCTCGAACGGACTGGACGGCAGATTCACCGCGAACAACTCTCTAACGACGAGTGGGTTCGTATTACGACGCTCGGCTGCTGCCGCGAAGTCGGTCGCGCTTCGTTCATCGTCTCGACGCCTGAAACGCGCATTCTCGTCGACTGCGGTGACAAACCCGGCTCGGACGACGTGCCGTATCTACAGGTCCCCGAAGCACTCGGGTCGGGCGCGAATTCGCTCGATGCCGTCGTTCTCACGCACGCTCACCTCGACCACTCTGCGCTCATTCCGCTTCTGTTCAAGTACGGCTACGACGGACCCATCTACACGACTGAGCCGACGCGCGACCTCATGGGGCTTTTGACGCTCGACTACCTCGACGTGGCGTCGAAAGAGGGTCGTGCCCCGCCGTACGAGTCCGAGATGGTTCGCGAGGCAATCAAGCACACCATCCCGCTCGAATACGGCGACGTGACCGACATCGCCCCGGACGTGAAGCTCACGTTCCACAACGCGGGCCACATTCTCGGCTCCGCGGTTACGCACTTCCACATCGGTGACGGTCTCTACAACGTCGCGTTCTCCGGCGACATTCACTACGAGGACACGCGCCTGTTCAACGGCGCGGTCAACGACTTCCCGCGCGTCGAGACGCTCGTCCTCGAGTCGACCTACGGCGGTCGCAACGACTACCAGACCGACCAGCAGGACTCCGAAGAGCGACTTATCGAAGTCATCAACGAGACTTACGAGCGCGGCGGCAAGGTCGTCATCCCGGCGTTCGCAGTCGGTCGCTCGCAGGAAATCATGCTCGTCCTCGAAGAGGCGATGCGCTCCGGGAAGATTCCGAAGATGCCCGTCCACCTCGACGGGATGATTTGGGAGGCGACGGCCATCCACACGACCTACCCCGAGTACCTCCGTGACGACCTCCGCGACCGCATCTTCCACGAAGACGAAAACCCGTTCCTCGCCGAGGAGTTCAACCACATCGACGGTGGCGAAGCGGAGCGTCAGGATGTCGCTGACGGCGACCAAGCAATCATCCTCTCTACCTCCGGTATGGTCACCGGCGGCCCCATCATGTCGTGGCTCCGCCACGTCGGCCCCGACCCGAAATCCCGACTCGTCTTCGTCGGCTACCAGGCACAGGGGACGCTCGGTCGCCGCATCCAGAACGGATGGGACGAAATACCCGTCAACGACGGCAACGGACGCGGTCGCTCCGATACGCTCAAACTCGAGATGGACGTCGAGACGGTCGACGGTTTCTCCGGCCACGCCGACCGTGAGGGTCTCGAAAACTTCGTCAAGACGATGAATCCGCGCCCGGAGAAGGTGCTCTGTGTTCACGGTGACGAACGCTCCGTGCAGGACCTCTCCTCAGCGCTCTACCACGACTACAACATGCGGACGTTCGCACCGAAGAACCTCGAAACGTTCCGCTTCAAGTAA
- a CDS encoding type IV pilin N-terminal domain-containing protein — protein MSLRTRFSNLSTVGKVIVLVVLLASLLFTLVSAVFGAAIVGTFVLESGESVDKSPQASFTSSVSDGTVRIEHAAGDSIPADELTVVVGEREQSWASLADGDGAVEQGDSVSVSASEGETVRLVYIGGESETTLVQLTA, from the coding sequence GTGAGTCTCCGTACACGATTCTCAAATTTGAGTACCGTTGGCAAAGTCATCGTGCTTGTTGTCCTTCTCGCGAGTCTCCTGTTCACACTTGTCAGTGCCGTTTTCGGGGCTGCCATCGTCGGGACGTTCGTCCTCGAATCGGGAGAGAGCGTCGACAAATCACCTCAGGCCTCGTTTACCTCGTCAGTCTCCGACGGAACGGTACGCATCGAACACGCCGCCGGTGACTCTATTCCAGCCGACGAATTGACCGTCGTCGTTGGAGAGCGTGAACAGTCGTGGGCGTCCCTCGCAGACGGTGATGGTGCCGTCGAGCAAGGAGATTCAGTGTCAGTCTCCGCGTCGGAAGGCGAGACAGTTCGGCTCGTCTACATTGGTGGTGAAAGCGAGACGACGCTCGTTCAACTCACTGCCTGA
- a CDS encoding methylglyoxal synthase, whose protein sequence is MRLALIAHDEKKPDLIAFAEERKADLERFELIATGTTGQRLIDATGLDIDRKESGPLGGDLQIGAEIADETCDGVVFLRDPLTAQPHEPDISALLRICDVHQTPLATNLASADAVLDELVSRLDDEE, encoded by the coding sequence ATGCGTCTCGCACTTATTGCTCACGACGAGAAGAAACCGGACCTCATCGCGTTCGCCGAGGAACGGAAAGCCGACCTCGAACGCTTCGAACTCATCGCGACGGGGACGACCGGCCAGCGACTCATCGACGCGACGGGCCTCGACATCGACCGCAAGGAGTCGGGGCCGCTCGGCGGCGACCTGCAAATCGGCGCGGAGATTGCCGACGAGACCTGCGACGGCGTCGTCTTCCTTCGCGACCCGTTGACCGCACAGCCCCACGAGCCGGACATCTCCGCGCTCCTCCGCATCTGCGACGTTCACCAGACGCCGCTTGCGACCAACCTCGCGAGCGCCGACGCCGTCCTCGACGAACTCGTCAGTCGGTTAGACGACGAGGAATAG
- a CDS encoding DUF7332 family protein has translation MDTAVRLFPTLLFVLIIATAPVTAATGPTSPCFHGEGHQFDIGGEGAGIDLVVFLSMFENLGGAGGFGMEASGDIGNQSIIQLRAGVAFDGVGPVTDFLSNPFSRFSVVYDYSMNLPMFADSGLDSSYNADGSPVSGIRTKQC, from the coding sequence ATGGACACTGCGGTTCGTTTATTTCCGACGTTGCTGTTCGTTCTCATCATCGCTACTGCCCCCGTTACAGCCGCGACTGGACCGACGTCACCGTGTTTCCACGGCGAAGGACACCAGTTCGATATCGGTGGCGAAGGTGCGGGTATCGACCTCGTGGTCTTCCTCTCGATGTTCGAAAACCTCGGCGGAGCGGGCGGTTTCGGAATGGAAGCAAGCGGCGATATCGGAAATCAGTCTATTATTCAACTCCGTGCTGGCGTCGCCTTCGACGGCGTCGGTCCGGTGACGGACTTCCTCTCGAATCCCTTCTCGCGCTTCAGCGTCGTCTACGACTACTCGATGAATCTCCCGATGTTCGCGGACTCGGGTCTCGACTCGTCGTACAACGCTGACGGGTCACCAGTGAGTGGCATTCGGACGAAACAGTGTTAG
- a CDS encoding endonuclease III domain-containing protein — MPEEPSENISGGPSGGGQDMAFEPAEPATATRAEVVVDRLGERYWRKAYGGQGGFECLVRTILSQNTSDKASQPAHDTLMARYGGDDLAESLAAADREGIIDAIRSGGLYNQKSKLIQGVAEEVLADFGSEDDFDRYVREADPSTVRDRLLEMKGVGPKTADCVLLFAGGRGGVFPVDTHVHRIARRLGVAPADADHEGVRAALEREVPAEKCGFGHTAMIQFGREFCKARKPVCLDGKDECPMADVCEKVGVDVAGQSVVDPAAADD; from the coding sequence ATGCCCGAAGAGCCGTCCGAAAACATCAGCGGCGGTCCCAGCGGCGGCGGCCAAGACATGGCGTTCGAGCCTGCCGAACCGGCGACCGCGACCCGCGCCGAAGTGGTTGTCGACCGACTCGGAGAACGCTACTGGCGGAAAGCCTACGGCGGCCAAGGTGGCTTCGAGTGTCTCGTCCGGACTATCCTCAGCCAGAACACGAGCGACAAGGCTAGCCAGCCCGCCCACGACACGTTGATGGCGCGCTACGGCGGCGACGACCTCGCGGAGTCACTCGCCGCGGCCGACCGAGAGGGAATCATCGACGCCATCCGGTCGGGCGGCCTCTACAACCAGAAATCGAAGCTCATCCAAGGTGTCGCCGAGGAGGTACTGGCCGACTTCGGAAGCGAAGATGATTTCGACCGCTACGTCCGCGAGGCCGACCCCTCAACCGTCCGCGACCGCCTCCTGGAGATGAAGGGTGTCGGCCCCAAGACCGCCGACTGCGTGCTTCTCTTCGCGGGCGGGCGCGGGGGTGTGTTTCCGGTAGATACGCACGTCCACCGAATCGCCCGCCGACTCGGAGTCGCTCCTGCCGACGCCGACCACGAAGGCGTCCGTGCGGCGCTCGAACGCGAGGTGCCCGCCGAGAAGTGCGGCTTCGGCCATACGGCGATGATTCAGTTCGGACGGGAGTTCTGCAAGGCGAGAAAACCGGTTTGTCTCGACGGAAAAGACGAGTGTCCGATGGCAGACGTGTGCGAGAAAGTCGGCGTCGACGTAGCGGGCCAATCAGTCGTCGACCCGGCCGCCGCGGACGACTAA